A stretch of DNA from Oryza brachyantha chromosome 9, ObraRS2, whole genome shotgun sequence:
AGCTGCTGGGGCGCTTCACCAAGGACGAGTTCTTCCTCGACTCCAAGTCCACAATCGGCGTCGAGTTCCAGACCCGCACCCTCACCCTCCACCGCAAGCGCGTCAAGGCCCAGATCTGGGACACCGCCGGCCAAGAAAGGTAACCCCGCCATTCCGCCATTGTTGCCGCACTTGAGCTTCTTCGCAGACGATTCATAACTGGCCTGGCTACTGTCCTAACCTGTTATCGTTGCGATATTGTGATCGTTGATGTCTTTTTGTTAGCGTTACGTGTTGGGTTCCCGGATGATTTGGCTGTTCTTGCATTTGATTGGTAATAATCTGGTGGTATTTGGGTTAATAATGTGTTCTGTTGCTTGCTGGGGAGGGAGATGGTGTCATCGCTTGTGAAGCAAGAACCAGCACCATTTTGCTTTCCTTGTACTTAATTAAGCTGGGCTCCAATTGGATATTTGGATCGATGCAGAAAGATTGGATTGCGTTGGTTGGAAAGATAAGGATGCATGTATAGTGGCTGTCAGTTTTCATGAAGCCAGCTGATGAATTTTAAAGCTTTGAATGCGCAATGCGACATGTCGATGCTTCTGCTAAAGACAACGCGTCAGACCACCAGAGCACGCCGGCCAGCGAAAGTGATCCCtgcaagaaaagaaacaaccaCTACTGTCTCCTTTTTGCAGGAGAAGATTTGACAGAAACTGTCACGCAGCAAATCAGTCATTACGTGCCTAGTCTATCTAACCTGCCCTTGGATTAGGCAGTTGTCGCTTAATGAAGtggtagtaaaaaaaattaattcttcGAATTTTGTGctcagcgtttgaccatccgtcttatttgaaagattttcaggaaattaaaaaaaaattaatcacacataaagtattattcatgatttatcatctaataaaataaaaatatcaatcgcaaatttttttaataagacgaaagtcaaacattatagttaaaaagtgaaaaattagtttattttgggacggagggagtatgctGTTAGAGTGTTAATGCATCGATTATGGTACAGAGCGGAGATTTTGCGTGGAATTCGTGTGTTCCCGAGGGAGGCTGATGTGTTCGCGGTGGAAAGATTTGATTTTCGAGGAAATTTGAGCGGATTTTGGCGGTGGTTGTTGTTTTCGCAGGTACAGGGCGGTGACGAGCGCGTACTACCGCGGCGCGCTGGGCGCCATGGTGGTGTACGACatcacgcggcggcggacgttCGAGAACGTGGCGCGGTGGGtggaggagctgcgggcgCACGCCGACGGCTCCACCGTCGTGGCGCTCATCGGGAACAAGGCCGACATGCCGGCGAGCCGCCGCGAGGtggccgccgacgaggccgcGCGGTTCGCGGAGGAGCAAGGGCTCTTCTTCTCCGAGGCGTCCGCGCTGTCGGGCGACAACGTGGAGCGCGCCTTCCTCACGCTCCTCGAGGAGATCTTCGCCGTCGTGTCCCGCAGGGCGCTGGAGCTCGACGAGGCACGGCGGATGCgcaacggcggcgccggcgccggcggcgaggtgctgTCGCTGAAGGGGACCACGCTGGACGTCGGCTCCATCATGGAGACCAGCGCCATGAAGAAGAGCTCGCAGTGCTCCTGCTCGTGAGCGACAGACACTCGGATTGGATGTTCCTTTCGTGTAATGTTTTTGTTTCAACAAATCAATTACACCACACCACCATTGCACCTTGCAATCTCGATCATAGAGAAGGATTAGGTTTGTAAAGCATTTGTAAATTCCACAATTGACAAGAAAATGGATGGATTCCTCACCTGCCATTACCGAGCTAAGTTTTTCACGAGCTATGCACGATGATGCCATCGAAATGAACGAACCTATTATTGGTTCCCATtgctttttaaaagaaaacaccAGAAAATAATTCATTTGTAAAACGTTAATTTATGGGCAAAAGTTATACATATGTGTTTATCgatatttaaaacaaatattgtaaaataaaccatgataaaaaacatgaaataaaataagcgTCGCAGTAGTGAAAATTGAGCCCGAAGAACGGACAAAAACTGCACGTTGCAGGGTATAAATACGGCCCCAAAAAATATGGGCTTTCTCACCGCGTAATAATTGGAAAAAGTCCACTAGAAATCCCTAAACTTAAAGATGGGtttgtttttcgttttttaaCCGCAATACCAGAATATGTACCCCTAAACTCACATAATCCGTTTAGAAAAGATCCCTCGACAGTATTGGCCCACCTTTTGACCGGTTTTGCTctggtgggtcccacatgtcagtttttttttaaaaaaaattccttatttcttttctaccgagctctcctctctctctcttctctcaccGGTTGTGGCGCGGGCG
This window harbors:
- the LOC102707803 gene encoding ras-related protein RABA3, which encodes MVARRGGEAAAAEEEAAGWEGEKEAEIDYVFKVVVVGDSAVGKTQLLGRFTKDEFFLDSKSTIGVEFQTRTLTLHRKRVKAQIWDTAGQERYRAVTSAYYRGALGAMVVYDITRRRTFENVARWVEELRAHADGSTVVALIGNKADMPASRREVAADEAARFAEEQGLFFSEASALSGDNVERAFLTLLEEIFAVVSRRALELDEARRMRNGGAGAGGEVLSLKGTTLDVGSIMETSAMKKSSQCSCS